The Chryseolinea soli genome contains a region encoding:
- a CDS encoding SIMPL domain-containing protein (The SIMPL domain is named for its presence in mouse protein SIMPL (signalling molecule that associates with mouse pelle-like kinase). Bacterial member BP26, from Brucella, was shown to assemble into a channel-like structure, while YggE from E. coli has been associated with resistance to oxidative stress.) — protein sequence MRSTIFLILFFTAVTTFAQDVFKGEHFIEVPGSAQMEIEPNEIFLFIRLREFEENRNKVSLEKLDQDFIQALKAAGVDRKNLTLADAGSQLGKFGRKDKDAFREKSYELKLTSAAELEKFLEKLEPVKVERLDLTRVSHSDLEKFKLDLKIKALQAAQAKAQTLLKSIGAEAGKPLMVRDWDNDPVQPMPVYSNVMYKAAGEIAVNDDAGQDATAFRKIKLKAQLVAQFEIK from the coding sequence ATGCGATCGACAATCTTTTTAATCCTTTTTTTCACCGCCGTTACCACCTTTGCCCAGGATGTTTTTAAGGGTGAACATTTTATCGAAGTGCCCGGCTCGGCCCAAATGGAAATTGAACCAAACGAGATCTTTCTTTTCATAAGACTCCGGGAATTCGAAGAAAACCGAAACAAAGTTTCACTGGAGAAACTCGACCAGGATTTTATCCAAGCCCTGAAGGCCGCCGGCGTTGACCGCAAGAACCTCACCCTGGCCGATGCCGGATCTCAACTGGGCAAGTTTGGCCGCAAGGACAAGGACGCGTTCCGTGAAAAATCCTACGAACTGAAACTGACCAGCGCCGCCGAGCTCGAAAAATTTCTGGAGAAGCTGGAGCCTGTCAAAGTAGAGCGACTTGACCTGACCCGCGTCAGCCACAGCGACCTGGAAAAATTCAAACTCGATTTAAAGATCAAGGCGCTCCAAGCCGCCCAGGCCAAAGCCCAGACCTTGCTCAAATCCATCGGCGCCGAAGCCGGCAAGCCCCTCATGGTTCGCGACTGGGACAACGACCCGGTTCAGCCTATGCCTGTGTATTCCAATGTGATGTACAAAGCCGCAGGAGAAATCGCCGTAAATGATGATGCGGGGCAGGATGCCACGGCCTTCCGGAAAATAAAACTGAAGGCCCAATTGGTAGCGCAGTTCGAAATAAAATAA
- a CDS encoding TolB family protein, translating to MIRHKSLAQSGKLPEKLRAQVDKVLKDRSKKCVRRFKSFNFEGFVARTFLRETMRTILSSIILILQSQFLYAQYQVGEPGSFDEFTDVFSGPVPKWRPQGDGYAFLSSAGIVIKIGDSTQIVRKGRNNFEWSHSGESIVYSAKDSMGTVKVYRYFLKTGVSELLSFESDWPDFYPTISPNDSVITYHSAKDSPFKIYYWKGGVTRKIVVPNPTDSYLHPQWSPKGNYLSYFKENPENVFLEVMEFESKRVVLSIDANKFDFYDWSPDEKEILVREHTKTIDNRNFYDGTLAKINIETTQKTTLTKKYTNIFSASWSKETDKIIFSANGNVYVIDSNGQNQYKISSHGYFPDIHPNGQKIIFVGKGTGIPLYEIDLDGKNLKLLEPKTFEEAPKGSKIVRPE from the coding sequence GTGATTAGACACAAAAGCCTTGCCCAAAGTGGTAAGCTGCCGGAAAAATTAAGGGCGCAAGTGGATAAGGTGTTGAAGGACAGGTCAAAAAAATGTGTTCGGCGTTTCAAATCTTTTAATTTTGAGGGGTTTGTTGCCCGAACGTTTTTACGAGAGACCATGAGAACAATTTTATCGTCAATTATTCTAATTCTTCAATCCCAATTTTTATACGCGCAATATCAAGTCGGCGAACCCGGGAGTTTCGATGAATTCACGGATGTGTTTTCCGGACCAGTTCCCAAATGGCGCCCACAAGGCGACGGGTATGCATTCTTATCAAGCGCCGGCATCGTCATAAAAATTGGTGACTCTACGCAAATTGTCCGAAAGGGACGAAACAATTTTGAATGGTCACATAGCGGAGAGAGCATTGTCTATTCCGCTAAGGACAGTATGGGTACTGTTAAAGTATACCGATACTTTTTAAAAACCGGCGTTAGTGAGCTACTGTCCTTTGAGTCGGATTGGCCTGATTTTTACCCGACTATTTCGCCAAATGATAGTGTAATTACTTACCACAGCGCAAAAGACAGTCCCTTCAAAATCTACTACTGGAAGGGCGGTGTCACCCGCAAAATTGTTGTGCCCAATCCAACAGACTCATACCTTCATCCGCAATGGTCCCCAAAGGGGAACTATCTTTCCTATTTCAAAGAAAACCCAGAGAACGTTTTTTTAGAGGTAATGGAATTTGAATCAAAACGGGTGGTCCTTTCGATTGACGCCAACAAGTTTGATTTCTACGACTGGTCTCCCGATGAAAAGGAAATTCTGGTACGAGAGCACACTAAAACCATCGACAATCGAAATTTCTATGATGGCACACTTGCCAAAATTAACATTGAAACAACGCAAAAGACGACCTTGACGAAAAAGTACACCAACATCTTTAGCGCAAGTTGGTCGAAGGAAACAGATAAGATTATTTTCTCGGCAAATGGAAATGTCTATGTTATTGATTCGAATGGACAAAACCAATACAAAATATCCTCCCATGGCTACTTTCCGGACATCCATCCAAACGGACAAAAAATAATTTTCGTAGGAAAAGGGACAGGCATTCCACTTTACGAAATTGATCTTGATGGAAAGAATTTGAAATTATTGGAGCCGAAGACCTTTGAGGAGGCGCCAAAAGGTTCGAAGATTGTAAGACCAGAATGA
- a CDS encoding LytR/AlgR family response regulator transcription factor: MKLNCLIIDDEPVARKGLEEHVQAIDFLRCVASCEDALKAAPYINEQKIDLIYLDIHMPKITGIDFLKTLRNPPITIFTTAYSDHAVEGYSLDVIDYLVKPITFERFLRASQKAMEYFQLKARAEQNSAPGVDYYFVRCDRKFEKVFFRDISYVEGMQNYVIIHTGERKLITYITLASLEEQMPKDQFLRVHKSFLISLPHVKAIEGDEIILENARVPIGRTLREQVVQRIIGDHLFKR, encoded by the coding sequence ATGAAACTGAACTGTCTCATTATCGACGATGAACCCGTTGCCCGAAAAGGTCTCGAAGAGCATGTTCAGGCGATCGATTTTCTGCGTTGCGTGGCCTCGTGTGAAGATGCTTTGAAAGCGGCGCCCTACATAAACGAACAAAAGATAGATCTGATCTATTTGGATATTCACATGCCGAAAATTACCGGCATAGATTTTCTGAAGACACTCAGAAATCCTCCCATCACGATTTTCACGACGGCCTATTCGGACCATGCCGTTGAAGGTTATTCGCTGGATGTCATCGACTACTTGGTTAAGCCGATTACATTTGAACGGTTCCTGAGAGCTTCTCAAAAAGCCATGGAGTATTTTCAATTAAAGGCACGCGCAGAACAAAATAGTGCGCCAGGAGTTGACTACTATTTTGTTCGTTGTGACCGCAAATTTGAAAAGGTTTTTTTTCGTGACATATCCTATGTTGAAGGCATGCAGAACTATGTCATTATTCACACGGGCGAGCGAAAGTTAATTACGTATATCACCTTGGCAAGCCTGGAAGAGCAAATGCCGAAAGACCAATTTTTAAGAGTTCACAAATCTTTTTTGATCTCCTTGCCACACGTTAAGGCAATTGAAGGCGATGAAATTATCCTGGAAAATGCCCGGGTGCCCATTGGCCGGACCTTGCGTGAACAGGTCGTTCAGCGCATCATCGGTGATCACCTTTTCAAGCGATAG
- a CDS encoding sensor histidine kinase yields the protein MPNKKKIATYVFLLGVAMAGYVLLKNIHDVYLQGYVLGDIGKRSILYDTYYNFSIALFYLAFHVALQLSKEWYFQRELIRKMEVEKLTSELEYLKAQINPHFVFNSINTIYFQIDKQNTSARETLSAFSDMLRYQLYECNGKEIAIEKEILYLKNYVDLQRMRKNENYAIEFRVGEDVKGFTVSPLLFIPFLENAFKHVSHTPNKNEIRIRIDKLDNQIKLSIFNTKENKTLANHPAGIGLKNVQRRLDLLYKDRHSLVIDNRADSYEVTLSLRIG from the coding sequence ATGCCCAACAAAAAAAAGATTGCAACCTATGTTTTTCTGCTGGGCGTGGCGATGGCAGGATACGTGTTGTTGAAAAATATACACGATGTCTATTTACAGGGTTATGTCCTGGGCGATATTGGCAAGCGGTCCATTTTATATGATACGTACTACAATTTCTCGATTGCCCTGTTCTACCTGGCGTTCCATGTCGCCCTGCAGTTGAGCAAAGAATGGTACTTTCAACGCGAGCTCATCCGGAAAATGGAAGTGGAAAAATTGACGTCCGAATTGGAATACCTGAAGGCTCAAATCAACCCGCATTTTGTCTTCAATTCCATCAACACCATTTATTTTCAAATCGACAAGCAAAATACTTCCGCCCGTGAAACGCTATCCGCGTTTTCAGATATGCTGCGCTATCAGTTGTACGAATGCAATGGAAAGGAAATAGCCATCGAGAAGGAGATCCTCTATTTAAAGAACTATGTCGACTTGCAGCGGATGCGGAAAAATGAAAACTATGCCATTGAGTTTCGGGTTGGCGAAGATGTGAAGGGCTTCACTGTTTCGCCGCTATTGTTCATTCCTTTTCTGGAGAATGCATTTAAGCATGTGTCGCATACGCCAAACAAAAACGAAATTCGGATCCGGATCGATAAGCTTGATAACCAGATTAAACTTTCGATTTTCAACACAAAGGAAAATAAAACGCTGGCGAATCATCCTGCAGGGATTGGATTAAAAAACGTGCAACGGCGACTGGACTTATTGTACAAGGATCGCCATAGCCTGGTCATCGACAACCGGGCGGATAGCTACGAAGTAACCCTTTCGCTGCGCATTGGTTGA
- a CDS encoding glycerophosphodiester phosphodiesterase, whose amino-acid sequence MKKIFLLIACVFFGAEAYTQTYRLIAHRGGVVDSTRAENSLPALKTAIKQGYWMAEMDLRLTKDGVFILHHDRTFKDHFGVDKPATALTWDEISKLRDTRSGSRLITFEDALRTCRGKMQVMIDNKIAGNDTVMFSQVIRLLKKYNLLEQALMIGTDESTPYFTGKIKLSCTRQQLEDNQKKPGFKPSHYYLFSDAEGMTAEDVAWADRKGIMVVAAINRFHYRDAKNPDEAIAADVETLKSWGVKYFQIDSEFARYFHK is encoded by the coding sequence ATGAAAAAGATCTTCCTGCTGATCGCCTGCGTATTTTTTGGTGCCGAGGCGTACACACAAACGTATCGACTGATCGCACACCGCGGCGGCGTGGTCGACAGTACGCGTGCAGAAAACAGCTTACCGGCGCTCAAGACCGCCATCAAGCAAGGTTACTGGATGGCCGAGATGGATCTGCGGCTGACCAAAGATGGCGTGTTCATCCTGCATCACGACCGAACGTTCAAGGATCACTTCGGCGTCGACAAACCGGCGACGGCGTTGACCTGGGATGAGATCAGCAAGTTGAGGGACACCCGGAGCGGTAGTCGTTTGATCACGTTTGAAGATGCTCTTCGCACGTGCCGCGGCAAGATGCAAGTGATGATCGACAACAAGATCGCAGGAAATGATACCGTCATGTTCAGCCAGGTGATCCGCCTTCTCAAAAAATACAACTTGCTGGAACAGGCCTTGATGATCGGCACAGATGAGTCCACCCCATATTTCACCGGCAAAATAAAGCTCAGCTGCACCCGGCAGCAACTTGAAGACAACCAGAAAAAACCCGGTTTCAAACCCAGTCATTATTATCTTTTCAGCGACGCCGAGGGCATGACCGCCGAAGATGTAGCATGGGCCGATCGAAAAGGCATCATGGTCGTGGCCGCCATCAATCGCTTTCATTATCGCGATGCAAAAAATCCCGATGAAGCCATTGCCGCCGATGTTGAGACGTTGAAATCGTGGGGCGTTAAATACTTTCAGATCGACTCTGAATTTGCGCGATACTTTCACAAGTAA
- a CDS encoding YncE family protein has protein sequence MKYKNSLATGRSFLLAATVFASFHYATAQKADLLVVNKIKTNGNLEGNIAFVNLATGKVIKTVPVGKEPHEVVVSDDKKYAAVSNTGSYQEAGNTLSIIDIAAQKEIHRVDLGPLWNPHGLWTMNGLFYFTAESSRAIGAYDPTINKIVWLNGTGQDGTHTLAATQDGKYLAATNRGSGTISIFYLHKEKWGSDKNNPSNEEEKPDPLAPGVWQETIVPVGRNPEGIVISPDEKQVYVGLKNGEGVAVVDLATKTKVDNFKAGDAKQLSRLKFSKDGKYLLGTDNWPGGDLVIIDVTTKQVVKKISLGQGAEAIFIEPDGRHVLVSVTGKDNVAEIDLQTFQVTRTIQTGQGPDGMAWLGN, from the coding sequence ATGAAATATAAGAACAGCTTAGCAACGGGCCGAAGTTTTTTACTGGCGGCAACTGTGTTCGCATCCTTTCACTATGCCACGGCACAAAAAGCGGATCTATTGGTCGTCAACAAGATCAAAACCAACGGCAACCTGGAGGGCAACATCGCTTTTGTAAATCTGGCTACGGGCAAGGTGATAAAAACGGTGCCGGTGGGCAAAGAGCCGCACGAAGTGGTGGTATCGGATGATAAAAAATACGCCGCGGTGAGCAACACCGGAAGTTATCAGGAGGCTGGCAACACATTGTCTATTATCGATATTGCTGCACAAAAAGAAATTCACCGCGTCGATCTCGGTCCGCTGTGGAATCCACACGGACTGTGGACCATGAACGGCTTGTTTTATTTCACCGCCGAAAGTTCGCGCGCGATTGGCGCCTACGATCCCACGATCAACAAGATCGTGTGGCTTAACGGCACCGGTCAAGACGGCACGCATACGCTGGCCGCTACGCAGGATGGTAAATATCTCGCCGCTACCAACCGTGGTTCGGGCACGATTTCCATCTTCTATCTACACAAGGAAAAATGGGGAAGCGATAAGAACAATCCGTCCAACGAAGAAGAGAAACCAGATCCCTTAGCTCCCGGTGTATGGCAGGAAACCATTGTACCGGTGGGTCGCAATCCCGAAGGCATTGTCATCAGCCCGGATGAAAAGCAAGTTTATGTTGGATTGAAAAATGGGGAAGGTGTTGCCGTGGTCGACCTGGCCACCAAAACAAAAGTAGACAACTTCAAGGCCGGCGATGCCAAACAGCTTTCGCGTCTCAAATTTTCAAAGGATGGCAAATACCTGCTGGGTACCGACAACTGGCCGGGCGGCGATCTAGTCATCATTGACGTAACGACCAAACAAGTGGTGAAGAAAATTTCTTTGGGCCAGGGCGCCGAAGCCATATTTATCGAGCCCGATGGAAGACACGTGCTGGTGAGCGTTACCGGGAAGGACAATGTTGCCGAGATCGATCTGCAAACCTTTCAAGTGACCCGCACCATCCAAACCGGCCAGGGGCCCGATGGCATGGCGTGGTTGGGTAATTAA
- a CDS encoding Atu4866 domain-containing protein, with protein sequence MELPNKYLGMWVTGDGHIRQELLPTGRYDEARGPKKSAYTGRYEITGDYIYYWDDTGFTADGTFKDINTLHHGGYIFYRERQSPN encoded by the coding sequence ATGGAACTTCCGAACAAATATCTTGGCATGTGGGTGACCGGTGACGGCCATATCCGGCAGGAACTTTTGCCTACCGGTAGATACGACGAAGCCCGCGGTCCCAAGAAAAGCGCGTACACGGGACGCTATGAGATCACCGGTGACTATATTTACTACTGGGATGATACGGGCTTTACCGCCGATGGCACTTTCAAAGACATCAACACGTTGCATCATGGTGGGTATATATTCTATCGTGAAAGACAAAGCCCAAACTGA
- a CDS encoding helix-turn-helix domain-containing protein, which yields MEKTETLEDFYKHKFNWMPENLRKDIGHFNVFRMEDCVGPNKEPVRYSRRDFHKVALIRGKHVYHYAEKSLEVSGTSLIFFNPHVPYTFEQLSGDPTGYFVIFKDGFFTERLRGGLGELPMFQPGSKPSYLLNKAQDKHVSHVFEKMLEEINSDYVYKYDLLHNYVMEIIHYALKIQPTETLYQHTNANARITAVFSELLERQFPIESPTQRFTLRSARDFAEQLAVHVNHLNRAIRLTTGKTTSDHISERLASEAKVLLKHTHWNIAEISYCLGFEDPAHFNHFFKKHAQVTPSAYRM from the coding sequence ATGGAAAAGACTGAGACACTCGAAGATTTCTATAAACACAAATTCAACTGGATGCCCGAAAACCTGAGAAAGGACATCGGACATTTCAATGTATTCCGCATGGAAGATTGCGTGGGTCCTAACAAAGAACCCGTGCGTTACAGCCGACGCGATTTCCATAAGGTGGCGCTGATCCGGGGCAAACATGTCTATCATTACGCAGAGAAAAGCCTGGAGGTCTCGGGCACATCGCTGATCTTTTTCAATCCGCATGTTCCGTATACCTTCGAGCAACTGTCCGGTGACCCGACGGGTTACTTTGTCATCTTCAAAGATGGTTTTTTTACCGAACGTCTCCGCGGTGGACTTGGAGAGTTACCCATGTTTCAGCCTGGCAGTAAACCGAGTTATCTCTTAAATAAAGCCCAGGACAAACATGTAAGCCATGTGTTCGAGAAAATGCTGGAAGAAATCAATTCGGACTATGTTTATAAATATGACCTGTTGCATAATTATGTGATGGAGATCATCCACTATGCCTTAAAGATCCAGCCGACGGAGACGTTGTATCAACACACGAATGCCAACGCGCGCATCACGGCAGTTTTTAGTGAACTTCTGGAAAGACAATTCCCCATCGAGTCGCCCACGCAGCGCTTCACCCTTCGTTCGGCGCGGGATTTCGCCGAGCAGCTTGCCGTTCACGTCAATCACCTGAATCGCGCCATACGGCTAACCACCGGCAAAACCACCAGCGACCATATTTCTGAACGGCTGGCCAGTGAAGCTAAAGTGCTACTCAAACACACTCACTGGAACATCGCAGAAATTAGCTACTGCCTGGGCTTTGAGGATCCCGCTCATTTCAACCACTTCTTCAAGAAGCATGCGCAGGTCACTCCGTCTGCCTACAGAATGTAA
- a CDS encoding flavin reductase family protein, whose product MKKPYSKTDLPVWQIRKYLEPGPIVLVSSSWKGKTNIMTMGWHTVMEFSPSLIGCFITSGNHSYKMIEKSGECVINIPTVDMIDTIIGIGNTTGQQIDKFKKFKLTPEESQTVHAPGIKECYANFECRVVDKHLLPKYNFFILEVLKAQAPLRPRYPKTVHYRGEGVFMVSGRHIAFPEKFLPQNL is encoded by the coding sequence ATGAAAAAGCCCTACTCAAAAACGGACTTACCGGTTTGGCAAATTCGCAAATACCTGGAGCCCGGCCCTATCGTACTCGTCAGTTCAAGCTGGAAGGGAAAAACCAACATCATGACCATGGGGTGGCATACGGTCATGGAGTTTTCTCCCTCCTTGATCGGGTGCTTTATCACCTCCGGAAATCATTCGTACAAAATGATTGAAAAAAGCGGCGAGTGTGTGATCAACATTCCTACCGTGGATATGATCGACACCATCATCGGTATTGGGAATACTACAGGCCAGCAAATCGATAAATTCAAAAAGTTCAAACTTACGCCAGAAGAATCCCAGACCGTTCATGCGCCGGGCATCAAAGAGTGCTATGCAAATTTTGAATGCCGTGTTGTCGACAAGCATTTATTGCCCAAATACAACTTCTTTATTTTGGAAGTATTGAAAGCGCAGGCGCCGTTGCGTCCCCGCTATCCGAAGACGGTTCATTATCGCGGCGAGGGTGTCTTTATGGTTTCCGGCAGGCACATCGCCTTTCCAGAAAAATTCCTGCCTCAGAATTTATGA
- a CDS encoding SDR family oxidoreductase, which translates to MKKKTWFVTGASKGLGLSLVKTLLAEDYPVAATSRALGELQTAVGATSANFLPLSVNLTDEKSVATAIDETIKRFGSIDVVVNNAGYGLAGALEELSDAEARANFDINVFGSLNVIRQVLPHLRKQMSGHIFNIASIGGFTGGFPGFGIYCATKFAVHGFSESLAEEVKAFGIRVTVVSPGYFRTNFLDAASLNVPSHPIEDYKSVREVQSVHQNNYNGNQPGDPDKASAALIQVAEGKDALLHLFLGPDAYALAEQKMRAVQNDMDAIRETATATNI; encoded by the coding sequence ATGAAAAAGAAAACATGGTTTGTAACGGGCGCATCAAAAGGTTTAGGTCTCTCGCTTGTTAAAACACTCCTGGCGGAAGATTACCCCGTGGCCGCTACCTCAAGAGCACTCGGTGAACTGCAAACCGCCGTAGGCGCAACGTCCGCGAATTTCTTACCCCTTTCCGTTAATCTCACGGATGAAAAAAGCGTGGCCACGGCCATCGATGAAACCATTAAACGCTTCGGCTCCATCGACGTGGTGGTGAACAACGCGGGCTACGGTCTGGCTGGAGCATTGGAGGAATTGAGTGACGCCGAGGCTCGTGCCAATTTCGACATCAACGTATTCGGTTCCTTGAATGTCATCCGCCAGGTGCTCCCTCATCTTCGTAAGCAGATGTCCGGTCACATTTTTAACATTGCCTCTATCGGAGGCTTCACCGGTGGATTTCCGGGTTTTGGCATCTACTGCGCCACCAAATTTGCCGTGCACGGCTTTTCGGAATCTTTGGCGGAGGAAGTGAAGGCGTTTGGCATCCGCGTAACGGTTGTATCGCCCGGCTATTTCCGCACAAATTTTCTGGATGCTGCTTCGCTGAATGTTCCCAGTCACCCCATTGAAGACTATAAGTCGGTGAGGGAAGTGCAGTCGGTTCACCAAAACAACTACAATGGCAATCAGCCGGGAGATCCGGACAAGGCAAGTGCCGCCCTTATTCAGGTAGCGGAAGGTAAGGATGCATTGCTTCACTTGTTCCTTGGGCCCGATGCTTATGCGTTGGCCGAACAGAAAATGCGCGCCGTACAAAATGATATGGATGCCATCCGGGAAACGGCAACAGCAACTAATATCTAA
- a CDS encoding RNA polymerase sigma factor gives MDQAELIPHLFRTEYRKIVSVLCRLFGIEHIEIAEDIVSDTFLIASELWGLKGLPENPTAWLYTVAKNKTKDYLKRDTLFAQTISKGIKYNAETSEEIEVDLSLKNINDSQLAMIFVVCHPCNPAEAQIGLALNLLCGFGVDEIASAFLTNKHVIYKRLQRAKEKLREEKIEIEQPTLVDIDHRLSAVLMTLYLLFNEGYYSSNHDVTLRKDLCFEAMRLTYLLVENEQTNKPDANALLSLMCFQSSRFDSRRNARGEIVLYQDQDTDLWNQELIAKGEYFLNRGSHGTKVSKYHLEAGIAYWHTLKADTHEKWECILQFYNQLLLIEYSPIAALNRTYALAKVHGKKEAIIEAEKINLTDNHLYHSLLGELYTDVDNTKAISHFQNALALAKSTADKALISNRITECEQKEVM, from the coding sequence ATGGACCAGGCAGAACTCATACCCCATTTATTCAGAACGGAATACAGAAAAATAGTTTCTGTACTCTGCAGACTATTTGGTATTGAGCATATTGAAATTGCAGAAGACATCGTCAGCGACACGTTTCTGATCGCATCAGAGTTGTGGGGTTTAAAAGGTCTGCCCGAAAACCCAACGGCGTGGCTCTATACCGTTGCAAAAAATAAAACCAAAGACTATTTGAAGCGCGATACCCTTTTTGCTCAAACCATTTCAAAGGGGATAAAATACAATGCCGAGACTTCGGAAGAAATAGAGGTTGATCTGTCCCTCAAAAATATTAACGACAGCCAACTGGCCATGATATTTGTCGTTTGCCATCCCTGTAATCCGGCGGAAGCGCAAATTGGATTGGCACTCAATCTGCTTTGCGGATTTGGAGTAGATGAAATTGCCAGCGCCTTTCTGACAAACAAACATGTTATTTACAAACGCCTGCAACGGGCCAAAGAGAAACTCCGGGAAGAAAAAATTGAAATCGAACAGCCAACGTTGGTTGACATAGACCACCGGCTCTCGGCTGTGCTCATGACGTTGTATTTACTTTTTAACGAAGGATACTATTCTTCAAACCACGACGTTACCTTGCGCAAGGATCTTTGCTTTGAAGCGATGCGATTGACCTATCTGTTGGTTGAAAATGAACAAACGAATAAACCGGATGCGAATGCTTTACTTTCGCTCATGTGTTTTCAATCGTCAAGGTTTGATTCCAGACGCAATGCGCGGGGAGAGATCGTTTTATATCAAGATCAGGACACCGACTTGTGGAACCAGGAACTGATTGCCAAGGGAGAATACTTTTTAAACCGGGGCTCGCACGGCACAAAGGTTTCAAAGTATCATTTGGAAGCGGGCATCGCCTACTGGCACACCCTGAAAGCCGACACCCACGAAAAATGGGAATGTATCCTGCAATTCTACAACCAACTGCTGCTGATCGAATATTCACCCATTGCAGCGTTAAACCGGACGTACGCACTGGCCAAAGTACATGGAAAAAAGGAGGCGATCATAGAAGCGGAAAAGATAAACCTCACCGACAATCATTTATATCATTCGCTTTTGGGAGAGCTTTATACCGATGTTGATAACACAAAAGCCATTTCGCATTTTCAAAATGCCCTGGCCCTGGCCAAATCAACGGCTGACAAAGCGCTTATTTCCAACAGAATAACGGAATGCGAACAGAAAGAAGTAATGTAA
- a CDS encoding YciI family protein, which produces MKDFLLVFRTDYSTMPKASPEEMQASTKRWMDWIGGIAAQNKLVDRGNRLVPAGQVLKANNVIADGPYTEIKESIVGYSLVKADSIQEATELAKGCPILRIGGNVEIREISVL; this is translated from the coding sequence ATGAAAGATTTCCTATTAGTATTCAGAACCGACTACAGCACCATGCCGAAGGCCTCCCCCGAAGAAATGCAAGCTTCCACGAAACGGTGGATGGATTGGATCGGGGGTATTGCAGCGCAAAACAAATTAGTCGACCGGGGAAACCGGTTGGTTCCCGCGGGCCAGGTTTTAAAAGCCAACAACGTCATCGCCGATGGACCTTACACAGAAATTAAAGAGTCTATTGTAGGCTATAGCCTCGTAAAAGCAGACTCGATCCAGGAAGCTACCGAGCTGGCAAAAGGGTGCCCTATTTTGAGAATTGGAGGAAATGTTGAGATCCGGGAGATCAGCGTACTCTAA